From Vicinamibacteria bacterium, a single genomic window includes:
- a CDS encoding sigma-54 dependent transcriptional regulator translates to MFVSRDPKMLEVVKLLERLADAPSNVLLSGESGTGKDLAAYALHFWGSRAGFPIVKVDLPSIPAELMESELFGYERGAFTGATASKMGKLELARGGTLYLDHIGELSPVLQAKLLRVVEERAFERLGSAGGAPVELDARLVASATAELEQAVDRELFRRDLFHRLGVFWIRLPPLRERRSDIAPLARHFLGLEARKRDRPPNRLSDEVLRIFERYRWPGNVRELKGIVEHAALVSSGDTVERDDLPEYMMEGLGMGGEGQGRPTLAEVQRNYIERILKEVGGNQSRAAEILGISRKSLWERRRRYLSK, encoded by the coding sequence GTGTTCGTCTCCCGCGATCCGAAAATGCTCGAGGTCGTGAAACTCTTGGAGCGGCTCGCCGACGCGCCGAGCAACGTCCTTTTGAGTGGCGAGAGCGGTACGGGGAAGGATCTGGCCGCCTACGCGCTTCATTTCTGGGGCTCTCGCGCAGGGTTCCCGATCGTGAAGGTGGACCTTCCCAGCATTCCCGCGGAGCTCATGGAAAGCGAGCTGTTCGGATACGAGCGGGGAGCTTTCACCGGTGCGACCGCATCCAAGATGGGGAAGCTGGAGCTGGCTCGCGGTGGGACTCTCTACCTCGACCACATCGGGGAGCTGTCTCCGGTGCTCCAGGCCAAGCTTTTGAGAGTGGTCGAGGAGCGTGCCTTCGAGAGGCTGGGAAGCGCCGGCGGCGCCCCGGTCGAGCTCGACGCGCGACTGGTCGCGTCGGCCACGGCGGAGCTCGAACAGGCGGTGGATCGCGAGCTCTTTCGCCGCGATCTGTTTCATCGACTCGGGGTCTTCTGGATCCGTCTCCCGCCGCTGCGCGAGCGCCGGTCCGACATCGCACCCCTGGCACGTCATTTTCTCGGCCTCGAGGCCCGAAAGCGCGATCGTCCGCCGAACCGCCTGTCGGACGAGGTCCTACGAATTTTCGAGCGATATCGCTGGCCGGGCAACGTGAGGGAGTTGAAAGGGATCGTCGAGCACGCTGCACTCGTGAGCTCCGGCGATACCGTCGAGCGAGACGATCTTCCGGAGTATATGATGGAGGGTCTCGGTATGGGCGGTGAAGGCCAAGGGCGGCCTACGCTCGCCGAGGTGCAGAGGAACTATATCGAGCGCATCTTGAAAGAGGTCGGCGGCAACCAGTCGCGAGCCGCCGAAATCCTCGGAATCAGTAGAAAATCGCTCTGGGAGCGGAGGCGACGTTATCTTTCGAAATAA
- the rsfS gene encoding ribosome silencing factor has product MKKKKLSLDTLDPMLRNAVEAAREKKAGDIVVLDLRDLASFTDYFLVCSGGSQRQLKTITDEIEKTLRSAKRKPTHVEGYPRGEWILMDYVDFVVHVFTPSSRAYYDLERLWGDAARLAVAS; this is encoded by the coding sequence TTGAAGAAGAAGAAACTGAGTCTCGACACGCTCGATCCCATGCTTCGCAACGCGGTCGAGGCGGCACGGGAAAAGAAGGCGGGGGATATCGTCGTTCTCGATTTGCGCGATCTGGCCAGTTTCACCGACTACTTCCTCGTTTGCTCGGGTGGGAGCCAACGCCAGCTCAAGACGATTACCGACGAGATCGAGAAAACCCTCCGCTCCGCCAAGCGCAAACCCACCCATGTGGAAGGGTATCCCCGGGGTGAGTGGATTCTCATGGATTACGTGGACTTCGTCGTCCACGTCTTCACCCCGTCGAGCCGCGCCTATTACGACCTCGAACGGCTTTGGGGCGACGCGGCGCGACTCGCAGTGGCCAGCTAG
- the nadD gene encoding nicotinate-nucleotide adenylyltransferase — MGVLGGTFDPLHVGHLRAAEAVLDALSLDRVLFVPTASPPHKEGHDISSVEHRVAMVELSVAAEGSFALSRVEVDRGGHSYTIDTLTQLRRESPRARFTFIVGSDAFAEIETWKDWRRLLSGFSFAVHERPGFGLERIQASLRGVGRVDDEAEGGFGLDEPAVVFIRRPMLDVSSTEIREAVRRRHSIRFLVPDAVAGYIRENRLYERG; from the coding sequence GTGGGGGTCCTCGGCGGAACGTTCGACCCGCTCCACGTGGGCCACCTCCGTGCCGCCGAAGCGGTGCTCGACGCCCTGTCACTCGATCGCGTGCTCTTCGTTCCGACCGCGAGCCCGCCCCACAAGGAGGGACACGACATCAGCTCAGTCGAGCATCGCGTCGCGATGGTCGAACTCTCGGTCGCGGCGGAGGGCTCGTTCGCGCTATCTCGCGTCGAGGTGGACCGCGGCGGGCATTCCTATACCATCGACACGCTGACTCAGCTTCGGCGCGAGAGCCCGCGGGCGCGCTTCACCTTCATAGTCGGCTCGGATGCTTTCGCCGAGATCGAAACGTGGAAGGATTGGCGACGATTGTTGTCCGGGTTCTCCTTCGCCGTGCACGAGCGCCCGGGATTCGGCCTGGAAAGAATCCAGGCGAGTCTTCGGGGCGTGGGTCGCGTCGACGACGAAGCCGAAGGCGGCTTCGGGCTCGACGAGCCCGCAGTCGTCTTCATCCGCCGCCCGATGCTGGACGTTTCGTCGACGGAGATTCGGGAGGCGGTGCGTCGAAGACATTCGATACGATTCCTCGTACCGGATGCGGTGGCGGGTTATATTCGCGAAAATCGTCTATACGAGCGAGGGTGA
- the obgE gene encoding GTPase ObgE, with the protein MWIDEVVIEIEGGRGGDGAVSFRREKFVPRGGPDGGNGGDGGSIWIRASLEQNTLSGYRYRPHNRAERGRNGEGSNRTGQSGKSLELKVPLGTLLFDDESGELIGDLTHDGERVLVARGGRGGRGNASFATSTNRAPRRSDPGQPGDKKRLRLELRLLADVGLVGFPNAGKSTFISRVSAARPKIADYPFTTLVPYLGVVEVDEERSFVLADVPGLVPGASEGAGLGDRFLRHLSRTAHLVYFVEVSEASGRSPDEDLSALASEIQTYGRGIELKPAIVVASKIDALSDRSRLDRLERRSNEMGLSCWPVSSVTGEGVEAVVVELERRVREQRAQGSPQPAALASLSRPGATPQSGSSGR; encoded by the coding sequence ATGTGGATCGACGAGGTCGTCATCGAGATCGAAGGGGGTCGCGGTGGAGACGGCGCCGTCAGCTTTCGTCGCGAGAAGTTCGTGCCGCGAGGGGGGCCGGACGGAGGTAACGGGGGTGACGGCGGGTCGATCTGGATTCGCGCGAGCCTCGAACAGAATACACTGTCGGGTTATCGCTACCGCCCCCACAATCGCGCCGAACGGGGTCGAAACGGCGAAGGGAGCAACCGAACGGGTCAGAGCGGCAAGTCGCTCGAGCTCAAGGTTCCGCTGGGAACCCTGTTGTTCGACGACGAGAGCGGCGAGCTCATCGGCGATCTGACCCATGACGGCGAACGTGTTCTCGTCGCTCGAGGCGGACGGGGCGGACGCGGCAATGCTTCTTTCGCGACCTCCACGAATCGCGCGCCTCGTCGAAGCGACCCCGGGCAGCCCGGGGACAAGAAACGCCTGAGACTCGAGCTCCGGTTGCTCGCCGATGTCGGTCTCGTCGGTTTCCCCAACGCGGGGAAGTCCACGTTCATCTCGAGGGTGAGTGCGGCGCGGCCCAAGATTGCCGACTATCCCTTCACGACGCTCGTCCCCTACCTCGGCGTCGTCGAAGTGGACGAAGAGCGCTCCTTCGTTCTGGCCGACGTGCCCGGGCTCGTGCCCGGGGCGAGCGAGGGAGCCGGCCTCGGGGATCGGTTTCTTCGCCATCTGAGCCGCACCGCTCACCTCGTGTACTTCGTAGAGGTCTCCGAGGCGTCGGGGCGATCGCCCGACGAGGATCTGTCGGCCCTGGCGTCCGAGATCCAGACCTACGGGCGGGGAATCGAGTTGAAGCCGGCGATTGTCGTAGCGAGCAAAATCGACGCCTTGTCCGACCGGAGCCGGCTCGACCGTCTCGAGCGCCGTTCGAATGAGATGGGCCTGTCGTGCTGGCCGGTGTCGTCGGTCACGGGTGAGGGCGTCGAGGCGGTGGTGGTCGAGCTCGAACGGAGAGTCCGAGAGCAGCGTGCGCAAGGCTCCCCGCAACCGGCAGCACTCGCTTCCCTTTCCCGACCGGGGGCCACACCGCAATCTGGGAGCTCGGGACGCTGA
- the rpmA gene encoding 50S ribosomal protein L27, translating to MAHKKGQGSSRNGRDSHSQRLGVKAFGGQSVSGGSILVRQRGTRFKPGKNVGRGKDDTLFAKVAGIVEFQTRGQKGRFIHVHPQSA from the coding sequence ATGGCACACAAGAAAGGCCAGGGCAGCTCCCGCAACGGTCGCGACAGTCATTCGCAGCGGCTCGGCGTGAAGGCTTTCGGGGGCCAGAGCGTCTCCGGAGGGTCCATCCTCGTGCGCCAGCGCGGCACGAGGTTCAAGCCGGGCAAGAACGTGGGGCGCGGCAAGGACGACACTCTGTTCGCCAAAGTGGCCGGGATCGTCGAGTTCCAGACCCGCGGGCAGAAGGGCCGATTCATCCACGTCCATCCCCAGAGCGCTTGA
- the rplU gene encoding 50S ribosomal protein L21 — translation MYAIIETGGKQHRAVPGEPLRVERLEAESGETVRFDKVLLVSRDGEVSLGSPYVDGASVVATVTGQERAPKILVFKKKRRKGYRRTRGHRQAFTALRIESIEG, via the coding sequence TTGTACGCGATCATCGAAACGGGGGGAAAGCAGCATCGAGCGGTTCCCGGTGAGCCGCTTCGGGTCGAGAGACTCGAAGCCGAGTCGGGAGAAACGGTGCGCTTCGACAAGGTGCTGCTCGTGAGCCGGGACGGCGAGGTCTCGCTCGGAAGCCCCTACGTGGACGGCGCGAGCGTGGTTGCCACCGTCACCGGGCAGGAGCGCGCCCCCAAGATACTGGTTTTCAAGAAGAAGCGACGCAAGGGCTATCGCCGGACCCGCGGGCACCGGCAGGCGTTTACGGCCCTGCGGATCGAGTCCATCGAGGGTTAG